A genomic window from Lycium barbarum isolate Lr01 chromosome 4, ASM1917538v2, whole genome shotgun sequence includes:
- the LOC132635097 gene encoding protein NRT1/ PTR FAMILY 6.3-like, with protein sequence MALPVTQQETKTLPDAWDYKGRPAVRSSSGGWSSSAMILGIEAVERLATLGIAVNLVTYLTGTMHLGNASSANNVTNFLGTSFMLTLLGGFVADTFLGRYLTIGIFTTIQAMGVTILTISTIIPSLRPPKCEPGSSTCIPASGKQLMVLYAALYMTALGTGGLKSSVSGFGSDQFDETDKKERGQMTKFFNWFFFFINVGALAAVTILVYIQDNLGREWGYGICACAIVIGLVIFLSGTRKYRFKKLVGSPLTQIASVFVAALRKRHMELPSDSSLLFNIDDIPGDGNKKAKQRLPHSKEYRFLDKAAIKVNDPESAGFTVVNKWNLSTLTDVEEVKLVVRMLPTWATTIMFWTVYAQMTTFSVSQATTMDRHIGKFEIPPASLTLFFVGSILLTCVFYDRVVVPIARRVLNNPQGLSPLQRIAVGLVLSIIAMIAAALTEVKRLNVAHLHGLTNNANAMVPLSVFWLVPQFLLVGAGEAFTYIGQLDFFLRECPKGMKTMSTGLFLSTLSLGFFFSSILVTIVHKVTGNKPWLADNLNQGRLYDFYWLLATLSVLNLMIFLFFSRRYVYKEKRLAEVGIEMEDSEPACH encoded by the exons ATGGCACTTCCTGTGACACAACAAGAAACAAAAACTCTTCCAGATGCCTGGGATTACAAAGGCCGACCAGCTGTTCGATCCTCGTCCGGCGGTTGGTCTAGCTCCGCCATGATTTTAG GGATTGAGGCGGTGGAGAGGCTAGCGACATTAGGTATTGCTGTAAACCTGGTGACATATTTGACTGGGACCATGCATTTAGGAAATGCTAGCTCGGCCAACAACGTGACAAATTTTCTTGGAACTTCATTTATGCTCACTTTGCTTGGTGGTTTTGTAGCAGACACTTTTCTTGGACG gTATCTTACTATTGGCATCTTTACTACTATTCAAGCCATG GGTGTTACAATCTTGACAATCTCCACTATAATCCCAAGCCTTCGACCACCAAAGTGCGAGCCAGGGAGTTCAACATGCATCCCTGCAAGTGGCAAACAACTTATGGTCCTATACGCCGCCTTATACATGACGGCGCTCGGGACGGGCGGGTTGAAATCCAGCGTGTCCGGGTTCGGGTCAGACCAATTCGACGAAACGGACAAAAAAGAAAGAGGACAAATGACAAAATTCTTCAACTGGTTCTTTTTCTTCATCAATGTTGGAGCACTTGCTGCAGTGACAATATTAGTGTACATTCAAGATAATTTGGGAAGAGAATGGGGTTATGGAATTTGTGCTTGTGCTATTGTTATTGGTTTGGTGATTTTTCTATCAGGCACGAGGAAATATCGTTTCAAGAAACTTGTAGGGAGTCCGTTGACACAAATTGCTTCGGTTTTTGTGGCTGCTTTGAGGAAAAGGCATATGGAATTGCCTTCTGATTCTTCACTTCTTTTCAATATTGATGATATTCCTGGGGATGGTAACAAGAAAGCCAAGCAGAGGTTGCCTCACAGCAAAGAGTACCG TTTCTTGGACAAGGCAGCCATAAAGGTAAATGACCCTGAATCTGCTGGATTTACCGTGGTGAACAAGTGGAACTTATCAACTTTAACCGATGTTGAAGAGGTAAAATTGGTAGTCCGAATGTTACCAACATGGGCCACGACCATTATGTTCTGGACTGTCTATGCACAAATGACAACATTCTCCGTGTCACAAGCTACAACCATGGACCGTCACATCGGAAAATTCGAAATCCCTCCAGCCTCATTGACACTTTTCTTTGTCGGAAGCATCCTCTTAACGTGCGTATTTTATGACCGAGTCGTCGTGCCGATCGCACGACGTGTCCTCAACAACCCCCAAGGGCTAAGCCCGCTGCAACGTATTGCAGTTGGCTTAGTCCTTTCGATTATAGCCATGATTGCGGCTGCGTTAACCGAAGTGAAGAGATTGAACGTGGCACATTTGCATGGATTGACCAATAATGCGAATGCCATGGTACCCTTGAGTGTGTTTTGGCTAGTCCCGCAATTCTTGCTAGTGGGGGCAGGTGAAGCATTTACTTATATTGGACAACTTGATTTCTTCTTAAGGGAGTGTCCAAAAGGGATGAAGACTATGAGCACGGGGTTGTTTTTGAGTACACTTTCACTAGGATTTTTCTTTAGTTCAATTTTGGTGACAATTGTGCACAAAGTGACAGGGAACAAACCATGGCTAGCTGATAATTTGAACCAAGGAAGGCTATATGATTTCTATTGGCTATTGGCAACATTGAGTGTGTTGAATTTGATGATTTTCTTGTTTTTCTCAAGACGGTACGTGTACAAGGAGAAGAGGCTTGCTGAAGTTGGAATTGAAATGGAGGATTCAGAACCAGCTTGCCACTAA
- the LOC132635098 gene encoding uncharacterized protein LOC132635098 isoform X1: protein MNSLFNVLWLFFHYVLLLPIFWYFSSLSVLFVLFSRSCWGYKMTQRLGIYAITPEIPDWTCKVQVVDICKPGEGSHHKIKYLNMICNIENFGFFIFKICRCSKTYSSIIQELKRSFLPLQLLGDILLYCSDYVAMTRSVSSRGNLRSLLSLCKVRWITDDVEIPFLQRKEGSDNPAEADVVKCKKGESKAMKQELKTLYI, encoded by the exons ATGAACTCTCTCTTCAATGTTCTTTGGCTTTTTTTCCATTATGTGCTGCTTCTTCCGATTTTCTG GTATTTTTCATCTCTCTCCGTGCTCTTCGTCCTCTTTTCTCGATCTTGCTG GGGATATAAAATGACACAGCGACTTGGTATATATGCAATCACTCCTGAAATACCAGACTGGACCTGTAAAGTGCAAGTTGTGGATATATGCAAACCAGGAGAAGGTTCTCACCATAAGATAAAATATTTGAACATGATCTGCAACATTGAAAATTTTGGTTTCTTCATATTCAAAATCTGCAG GTGTTCTAAGACCTACTCTTCTATCATTCAGGAGCTGAAAAG ATCTTTTTTACCGTTGCAGCTCCTGGGAGATATTCTGCTATATTGCTCAGATTATGTTGCAATGACACGTTCTGTTAGCTCACGAGGCAACTTGAGGAGTCTTCTGAGCCTATGCAAG GTAAGGTGGATTACAGATGATGTGGAGATTCCCTTTTTACAACGGAAAGAAGGAAGTGACAACCCAGCAGAAGCAGATGTCGTAAAGTGTAAGAAAGGTGAATCAAAAGCTATGAAACAGGAACTCAAGACATTATACATATGA
- the LOC132635098 gene encoding uncharacterized protein LOC132635098 isoform X2, translating into MNSLFNVLWLFFHYVLLLPIFWYFSSLSVLFVLFSRSCWGYKMTQRLGIYAITPEIPDWTCKVQVVDICKPGEGSHHKIKYLNMICNIENFGFFIFKICRCSKTYSSIIQELKRSFLPLQLLGDILLYCSDYVAMTRSVSSRGNLRSLLSLCKPCSVTEELIDGFRDGELLFVL; encoded by the exons ATGAACTCTCTCTTCAATGTTCTTTGGCTTTTTTTCCATTATGTGCTGCTTCTTCCGATTTTCTG GTATTTTTCATCTCTCTCCGTGCTCTTCGTCCTCTTTTCTCGATCTTGCTG GGGATATAAAATGACACAGCGACTTGGTATATATGCAATCACTCCTGAAATACCAGACTGGACCTGTAAAGTGCAAGTTGTGGATATATGCAAACCAGGAGAAGGTTCTCACCATAAGATAAAATATTTGAACATGATCTGCAACATTGAAAATTTTGGTTTCTTCATATTCAAAATCTGCAG GTGTTCTAAGACCTACTCTTCTATCATTCAGGAGCTGAAAAG ATCTTTTTTACCGTTGCAGCTCCTGGGAGATATTCTGCTATATTGCTCAGATTATGTTGCAATGACACGTTCTGTTAGCTCACGAGGCAACTTGAGGAGTCTTCTGAGCCTATGCAAG CCATGCTCGGTAACTGAAGAGCTGATTGATGGATTTAGAGATGGAGAATTATTGTTCGTTCTCTAG
- the LOC132635098 gene encoding uncharacterized protein LOC132635098 isoform X3, which yields MNSLFNVLWLFFHYVLLLPIFWYFSSLSVLFVLFSRSCWGYKMTQRLGIYAITPEIPDWTCKVQVVDICKPGEGSHHKIKYLNMICNIENFGFFIFKICRCSKTYSSIIQELKRSFLPLQLLGDILLYCSDYVAMTRSVSSRGNLRSLLSLCKLFIPDDYILYNLQK from the exons ATGAACTCTCTCTTCAATGTTCTTTGGCTTTTTTTCCATTATGTGCTGCTTCTTCCGATTTTCTG GTATTTTTCATCTCTCTCCGTGCTCTTCGTCCTCTTTTCTCGATCTTGCTG GGGATATAAAATGACACAGCGACTTGGTATATATGCAATCACTCCTGAAATACCAGACTGGACCTGTAAAGTGCAAGTTGTGGATATATGCAAACCAGGAGAAGGTTCTCACCATAAGATAAAATATTTGAACATGATCTGCAACATTGAAAATTTTGGTTTCTTCATATTCAAAATCTGCAG GTGTTCTAAGACCTACTCTTCTATCATTCAGGAGCTGAAAAG ATCTTTTTTACCGTTGCAGCTCCTGGGAGATATTCTGCTATATTGCTCAGATTATGTTGCAATGACACGTTCTGTTAGCTCACGAGGCAACTTGAGGAGTCTTCTGAGCCTATGCAAG TTGTTTATTCCAGAtgattatatattatataatcTACAGAAGTAA